The following coding sequences are from one bacterium SCSIO 12741 window:
- the lanM gene encoding type 2 lantipeptide synthetase LanM, giving the protein MLNQKNYQWVEFVKNTPCQSEGEVADYYQRAGGLLTLLYFLQGTDIHLENIIACGGHPMIIDTECLFNHTEFGLYSVLNSGLVPMMVYFGTGKKPADGSALGAQGVQESGNSVWRWVNEGSDALELVRVSGKLKADGNQPLLDGTKVTPENYQKELIEGFERMGNWLLSLQHLLPEVHPFSGFKHQTVRIIPRSTESYKRMLENSFVPEALQSEEKRQEIIRNYLEEFYLNLRLSDEHQEKFIEEEAKAILQMDIPLTHAVTTSNSLWVNGHEAVPEFYETTPYDFILERAYTMTQEDLNAQVRILESTLAARYMNHSGGTKRVTEEGATKTTQNSREEALAIARQIVDAGWEQKGRLQWNCFQSEDQGKYAFHTLDHSLYAGGLGIALFLNQVDQCTGESTYGSVVAGLLDHEVQQALQNKPPYRLMPLSMSGGVAGLIYVLSRVDALRYSQVILELVDGWNTETLELDESLDQIGGTAGALSILCEVYKQIPEAAIKRKIEMCADFLLSQSTADPQSGGIYWHNIRQFERPLTGLSHGSAGMGIALLKAWKATGVERYKEACYLAVQWEDEWFSQDQGNWRDLRKVEGKFATSWCHGAPGIGLARLHAWQLTGDSYWLKRMDQAIRTTLDFAETGIDFYCCGRFGRLDFLLEAAQLLDDKQLEAEVTKRLDEARIKRLEDGCYQTYDLADIHLENPSLFRGLSGIGYVFLRHAFPGKVQPFGLLI; this is encoded by the coding sequence ATGCTCAACCAAAAGAATTACCAATGGGTAGAATTTGTAAAAAATACTCCCTGTCAATCCGAAGGCGAGGTTGCAGACTACTACCAACGAGCGGGTGGCTTACTCACTTTACTGTACTTTTTGCAGGGAACGGATATTCACCTGGAAAACATCATAGCCTGTGGTGGTCACCCCATGATTATCGATACCGAATGCCTTTTTAACCATACCGAGTTTGGCCTGTACAGCGTCTTGAATTCAGGGCTTGTACCCATGATGGTTTATTTTGGAACCGGTAAGAAACCCGCAGATGGAAGTGCCCTCGGCGCCCAGGGAGTGCAGGAAAGTGGCAATTCCGTATGGCGTTGGGTAAATGAGGGTAGCGATGCTTTGGAGCTGGTTCGTGTATCTGGTAAACTAAAAGCAGATGGAAACCAACCCCTACTTGATGGTACTAAGGTGACACCGGAGAATTACCAAAAAGAACTAATCGAAGGATTTGAGCGAATGGGGAATTGGTTGCTGAGTTTGCAGCACTTATTACCAGAGGTTCATCCTTTTTCGGGCTTTAAGCATCAAACCGTTCGCATTATTCCCCGATCCACCGAATCCTATAAAAGGATGCTTGAAAATTCGTTTGTCCCCGAAGCCTTGCAATCGGAGGAAAAACGCCAAGAAATCATTCGCAATTACCTGGAAGAGTTTTACCTAAACCTAAGACTAAGCGATGAGCATCAGGAGAAATTTATAGAGGAAGAAGCCAAGGCCATATTGCAGATGGATATTCCACTTACCCATGCCGTTACGACTTCAAATTCGCTATGGGTCAATGGTCATGAGGCAGTTCCGGAATTTTACGAGACTACGCCCTATGACTTTATTCTGGAACGGGCTTATACCATGACCCAGGAAGATCTAAACGCACAGGTTCGCATTCTGGAATCTACACTGGCAGCTCGTTACATGAACCATTCGGGAGGTACGAAACGGGTGACTGAAGAGGGGGCTACAAAGACTACGCAAAATTCACGGGAAGAAGCCCTGGCCATAGCACGGCAAATTGTAGATGCAGGATGGGAGCAAAAGGGGCGATTGCAGTGGAATTGCTTTCAATCGGAGGATCAGGGCAAATACGCTTTTCATACCCTGGATCATTCGCTGTATGCGGGAGGTTTGGGAATTGCCCTTTTTCTGAATCAGGTGGATCAATGCACCGGGGAATCTACCTACGGATCTGTGGTTGCCGGGCTACTCGATCATGAAGTACAGCAAGCCTTGCAAAATAAACCGCCCTATAGGCTGATGCCGCTTTCCATGAGTGGAGGTGTAGCAGGGCTTATTTATGTACTCAGTCGGGTAGATGCCCTCCGCTATTCTCAAGTTATTCTGGAGCTTGTAGATGGTTGGAATACTGAGACTTTGGAGCTGGACGAAAGCCTGGATCAGATTGGTGGAACGGCTGGTGCTTTATCCATTCTGTGTGAGGTTTACAAACAAATACCCGAAGCAGCCATTAAGCGTAAAATCGAAATGTGTGCCGATTTTTTACTCAGTCAATCCACCGCTGATCCTCAGTCAGGCGGGATCTATTGGCACAACATTCGTCAGTTTGAACGTCCCTTAACCGGGCTTTCGCACGGTTCTGCTGGAATGGGTATAGCCTTGTTAAAAGCCTGGAAAGCAACAGGCGTTGAGCGCTACAAAGAAGCCTGCTACCTCGCAGTCCAGTGGGAAGATGAATGGTTTAGCCAGGACCAGGGGAATTGGAGAGATCTTCGAAAGGTAGAGGGGAAGTTTGCCACCTCCTGGTGCCATGGCGCCCCTGGAATTGGACTTGCCCGCTTGCACGCCTGGCAATTGACCGGTGATTCCTATTGGCTCAAAAGGATGGACCAAGCTATTCGTACCACCCTCGATTTTGCAGAAACGGGCATTGACTTTTACTGCTGTGGTCGGTTTGGAAGATTAGACTTTCTCCTCGAAGCGGCACAGCTACTCGACGATAAACAGCTGGAAGCGGAAGTAACGAAACGTCTTGATGAAGCCAGAATTAAGAGGCTGGAGGATGGATGTTATCAAACCTACGATCTGGCTGATATTCACTTGGAAAACCCTTCCTTATTCCGCGGATTAAGTGGTATTGGTTATGTGTTCTTACGGCATGCCTTTCCTGGCAAGGTGCAGCCTTTTGGATTGTTGATATGA
- a CDS encoding DUF4135 domain-containing protein: MKDSMHPPIPFSEPLLALAYENEAQNRTQPAYEVLKGLSQISRFAFDQDYQNFQRRQKFMNLLQPGTSTQATLPAYLNGLQEEQGRTAFSARYPLLSHLKKTYLKQTQQFEQSVRKNYESDRAKLATLLNHGVDFGDILQVEMGLGDVHNNGESTSILHFKNDQKLVYKPRSGGLDAAFYSLLEQASKAGGDLNSKP, from the coding sequence ATGAAAGATTCCATGCATCCACCGATTCCCTTTAGCGAGCCCTTGCTGGCATTGGCCTATGAAAATGAAGCCCAAAACAGGACTCAACCTGCCTACGAAGTACTTAAAGGACTTTCCCAAATCAGCCGTTTTGCTTTTGATCAGGATTACCAAAATTTTCAGCGTCGACAAAAGTTCATGAACCTGTTGCAACCAGGAACTTCAACCCAAGCCACTTTACCAGCTTATTTAAATGGCCTACAAGAAGAGCAGGGCAGGACAGCCTTTTCGGCACGATATCCCTTGCTGAGTCACCTGAAAAAGACCTACTTAAAACAGACACAGCAGTTTGAACAATCGGTACGTAAAAACTATGAATCAGATCGGGCAAAACTGGCCACACTTTTGAACCATGGTGTGGATTTTGGCGATATTCTCCAGGTAGAAATGGGATTGGGTGATGTGCACAATAACGGGGAGAGTACCTCGATTCTTCATTTCAAAAACGACCAAAAGTTGGTTTACAAACCTCGCTCGGGAGGGTTGGATGCCGCTTTTTATTCCTTGTTGGAGCAGGCCAGTAAAGCTGGGGGGGACCTGAATTCCAAACCTTGA
- a CDS encoding patatin-like phospholipase family protein, producing MSMSKKIALVLSGGGARGLAHVGVIRELEERGYTITSIAGTSMGSIIGGVYASGKMDEFEEWIKTLDRMKVLNLLDFAFWDAGLIKADKVIKTMKEFIDDQNIEDLDLPFCAVAVDLLNRKEVVFRTGSMYDAMRASIAIPSVITPVKYKDTFLVDGGVMNNIPSVHVARTEDDLLLAVNVNARVPYDAIEEEPKKSELNENYEKQLKEFQSWIDNLIPQRQKEESLSYFQLARKTISLMTSHIAQLRLEDSPPDILVEISRDSAETFDFFKAEELIDYGRREAAKALDKREVQSQSQG from the coding sequence ATCAGCATGTCGAAAAAAATAGCTCTCGTATTGTCAGGAGGTGGAGCCCGGGGACTGGCCCATGTTGGCGTAATTCGTGAATTAGAAGAACGCGGATATACCATTACATCTATCGCAGGAACTTCCATGGGATCCATTATTGGAGGCGTTTATGCCTCCGGAAAAATGGACGAATTTGAAGAATGGATTAAAACCCTGGATCGAATGAAAGTGCTGAATTTATTGGACTTTGCCTTTTGGGATGCGGGCCTGATTAAAGCCGACAAGGTGATCAAAACGATGAAGGAATTTATTGATGACCAAAATATTGAAGACCTGGATCTTCCCTTTTGTGCAGTGGCGGTCGATTTATTAAATCGTAAGGAAGTTGTTTTTAGAACGGGTAGTATGTACGACGCCATGCGAGCCTCGATAGCTATCCCTTCTGTTATCACCCCGGTAAAATACAAGGACACCTTTTTGGTAGACGGTGGGGTGATGAACAACATTCCATCGGTGCACGTTGCCAGAACAGAAGATGATTTGCTATTAGCCGTTAATGTCAATGCTCGGGTTCCTTATGATGCGATTGAAGAAGAGCCTAAAAAGAGCGAACTCAATGAAAACTACGAGAAGCAGCTTAAAGAATTTCAAAGCTGGATAGACAACCTAATCCCTCAAAGGCAAAAAGAAGAGAGCCTTTCCTATTTCCAGCTGGCCAGAAAAACGATCAGCTTAATGACCTCCCACATTGCTCAACTGAGGTTGGAGGATTCACCACCAGATATATTGGTTGAGATATCAAGGGATTCAGCCGAAACCTTTGACTTTTTCAAAGCGGAGGAATTGATCGATTATGGGAGAAGAGAGGCTGCTAAAGCTTTGGATAAACGAGAGGTACAATCGCAATCACAAGGATAG
- a CDS encoding T9SS type A sorting domain-containing protein, whose translation MKQLALTCAILATVASLWGQDSRQILIEKSNPGDPLVNARRITTHYGPHGLPIQEDVEHWKNGKFEIHSIRDYLYSDNNLLIGEILRNWNSDQSQFDTSFVYNYEYNGLDRLVYETNRKYCKNECSLTTVDSSVYTVDGHLAKKYHFLLDIHTGLRTMQWAHFFEYRADGLMVKDSLMNYLGNGSWRGSLRNLYYYLSSGQLDSLIMDGGYNPIVGWIRSKKEFYVYNSLGQLTYREEFGPTMNLNKKTHFHYNSEDSLHQYQTYKWSTINHSWEIVEQGTYTYQTTQLSVNEISTGTKVQIFPNPVKNEFTVRLDGKELKDCQLILYSAQGNEIMTRSFLESETLDIDRSHLKSGLYHYEIRKGTQRISSGTLVFE comes from the coding sequence ATGAAACAACTTGCATTAACCTGTGCCATTTTAGCCACAGTGGCGTCCTTATGGGGCCAAGATTCCAGACAGATTCTTATAGAGAAATCCAACCCCGGAGATCCTCTGGTAAACGCCCGTCGAATTACTACTCACTATGGACCACATGGGCTGCCGATCCAAGAAGATGTGGAACACTGGAAAAATGGAAAATTTGAGATACACAGCATCAGAGACTACCTCTACTCTGACAACAACCTGCTAATTGGTGAAATACTACGAAACTGGAATTCTGATCAATCCCAATTTGACACGAGCTTTGTGTACAATTACGAATACAATGGACTGGATAGATTGGTCTACGAAACGAATCGAAAATACTGTAAAAACGAATGCTCACTGACCACGGTCGATTCCTCGGTTTACACTGTTGATGGACACCTGGCCAAAAAATATCATTTCTTGCTCGACATCCATACGGGGCTAAGAACGATGCAATGGGCTCATTTTTTTGAATACCGAGCTGATGGATTGATGGTTAAAGATTCGCTCATGAATTATCTTGGAAACGGAAGCTGGCGTGGTTCATTGCGAAATTTGTACTACTACTTATCCTCGGGTCAGCTGGATTCCTTAATCATGGATGGCGGATACAATCCAATCGTAGGATGGATTCGCTCAAAAAAGGAGTTTTATGTATACAATTCTCTTGGACAACTAACTTATCGGGAAGAATTTGGTCCAACTATGAACTTGAACAAGAAGACCCATTTTCACTATAACTCAGAGGACAGCTTACACCAATACCAAACGTACAAGTGGAGCACTATAAACCACTCCTGGGAAATAGTGGAACAGGGAACCTACACTTACCAAACAACTCAACTGTCGGTGAATGAGATTTCAACAGGAACTAAGGTTCAGATTTTCCCCAATCCAGTAAAAAATGAGTTCACCGTCAGACTAGATGGCAAGGAATTGAAGGACTGCCAACTTATCCTCTATTCTGCCCAAGGAAACGAAATAATGACTCGATCATTTTTGGAAAGCGAAACCTTAGACATCGATCGAAGTCACTTGAAATCAGGACTATACCATTACGAAATCCGAAAGGGTACGCAAAGAATTTCTTCCGGGACATTGGTATTTGAGTAA
- a CDS encoding Nif11-like leader peptide family natural product precursor gives MKKLIEALNNDEALRNEFNNAVNNSIVEVAKKHGINVTTQDLEASEKDYSASKVGDSCTSVLFTAVCTA, from the coding sequence ATGAAAAAGCTAATTGAAGCCCTTAACAACGACGAGGCACTTAGAAACGAATTCAACAATGCCGTAAACAACTCTATCGTAGAAGTTGCCAAAAAGCACGGTATCAACGTAACTACTCAAGACTTGGAAGCTTCCGAAAAAGACTACTCTGCTTCCAAAGTGGGAGACAGCTGTACCAGCGTATTATTCACTGCAGTTTGCACGGCCTAA
- a CDS encoding T9SS type A sorting domain-containing protein has translation MKTFPLTLLLLALFSSGVAQKKISLLVEQEWNDSTTITGNRTTWTYTPQGVTDSIILESHVNSHTWETYRITRNYYKNYTRLEKQVEISNYSPPHPFDTTNILDFTHYADGKVLTKIRHQPYFSNPRTTKDSLIYAGNGQVLENHRFTWNKQEGVWDPKETYYYEYLPDGRLIKDSILSAEVTRTPFNTITTWINRIRRNYFYDAQGVLDSLTLDFWARAMSGNDRWGRQFREEYSYNSKGLVSQIEVMNEYNIPTRKTEYTYTPFDSVHQYIEYQYNLNDTLWVPNKRGTYTYENQMAVETLTDERTIQVFPNPVSDKLTVRINQKPDHGFELKLYSAQGQQVLIRAFSNGEELHLDRMGMGSGFYLYEINDGPHRITTGTLIFD, from the coding sequence ATGAAAACCTTTCCTCTCACCCTATTGCTGCTTGCCCTATTTTCTTCCGGCGTAGCTCAAAAAAAAATCTCCCTGCTTGTTGAACAAGAATGGAACGACTCCACAACTATCACAGGTAACCGAACCACCTGGACTTACACCCCACAAGGTGTAACCGACTCGATCATTTTGGAAAGCCATGTCAATTCTCATACCTGGGAAACCTACCGAATTACCCGTAACTACTACAAGAATTACACCCGGCTGGAAAAACAAGTTGAGATTTCAAACTATTCACCGCCTCATCCCTTCGACACCACCAACATTTTAGATTTCACTCACTATGCTGATGGGAAAGTGCTAACCAAAATCCGCCACCAACCTTACTTTTCCAATCCAAGAACAACGAAGGACTCCCTGATCTATGCTGGAAATGGTCAGGTGTTAGAAAACCACAGATTTACCTGGAATAAACAGGAAGGAGTATGGGATCCGAAGGAGACCTACTACTATGAATATCTGCCAGATGGGCGTCTAATAAAAGATTCCATTCTTTCAGCGGAAGTTACTCGAACTCCTTTCAACACGATTACAACCTGGATCAACCGAATAAGACGAAACTACTTTTACGACGCTCAGGGTGTGTTAGATTCTCTTACCCTTGACTTTTGGGCACGTGCCATGAGCGGCAACGATAGATGGGGCCGTCAATTCCGTGAGGAATACAGCTATAATTCCAAAGGGTTGGTAAGCCAAATAGAGGTAATGAATGAGTACAACATTCCGACCCGAAAAACGGAGTACACCTACACTCCCTTCGATAGTGTTCATCAATACATTGAATACCAATATAACCTGAATGATACCTTATGGGTACCCAATAAACGTGGAACCTATACCTATGAAAATCAAATGGCTGTTGAGACTTTAACTGATGAACGAACTATTCAAGTATTTCCCAATCCAGTAAGTGACAAACTCACTGTGCGTATCAACCAGAAGCCAGACCATGGATTTGAACTCAAGCTCTACTCTGCCCAAGGGCAACAAGTTTTGATAAGAGCCTTTTCCAATGGTGAAGAGCTGCACCTTGACCGTATGGGAATGGGTTCCGGATTCTACCTTTATGAAATAAATGATGGACCTCATCGAATTACTACTGGAACACTGATCTTTGACTAA
- a CDS encoding ABC-F family ATP-binding cassette domain-containing protein, which yields MFALSKIGMFVSGRDLFKDLSFMIGAKDRIGLVGKNGAGKSTLLKILAGVQKPTSGTVDISSGRSVGYLPQEIKFDSNQTVFGETYSVFKEVAGMEAELHDINHQLETRTDYESEGYSKLIERLNEIHEKLGTLEADKLESRIEKVLKGLGFKREEFDRPLDQFSGGWQMRVELAKILLRNHDLLLLDEPTNHLDIESILWLEDYLKNYPGAIMMVSHDKRFLDNITNRTIEIVFGKIYDYKAAYTKYMVLRQERYDQQVATYKNQQKYIEQQERFVERFKAKASKAKQAQSIMKQLDRLERVEMDEFETASIQFSFPPAPRSGERVLELKDLGKTYGEKTVLQGIDLKVLRGQRLAFVGKNGMGKSTLVKIINRETDCNGICELGHNVKIGYYAQVQEKTLNQDMTVLETLEHEATGDWTKTHRLRGLLGAFLFGEDDIDKKVRVLSGGEKSRLALARLLLHEINLLILDEPTNHLDMAAKDVLKTALQNFDGTLIVVSHDRDFLQDLTDVTFEFRDQKIKEHLGSIDEFLDKYKLEHFREFEMNKPSTTKAAASPKKEEKESDNKLDYQARKQRDKDIRKLRNSITKCERRIEEIEAELEDMEAKMADPEIYAQKTPESKDLFFKHAELKSTLDRKMAEWETLHAELEEMEG from the coding sequence ATGTTTGCACTCTCTAAAATCGGCATGTTTGTTTCTGGCCGCGATCTGTTCAAGGACCTTTCATTTATGATTGGAGCCAAAGACCGAATCGGCTTGGTTGGAAAAAACGGAGCTGGAAAATCGACCTTATTAAAGATCCTCGCCGGGGTTCAAAAACCCACTTCGGGAACCGTAGATATTTCCTCCGGAAGATCCGTTGGATACCTACCCCAGGAGATCAAATTTGACTCCAATCAAACGGTTTTTGGAGAGACCTATTCCGTGTTTAAAGAAGTGGCAGGCATGGAGGCTGAGCTGCACGATATCAACCATCAACTTGAAACCAGAACAGACTATGAATCTGAAGGTTACAGCAAGTTAATTGAACGATTAAACGAGATCCACGAAAAACTCGGAACACTCGAAGCGGACAAGCTGGAAAGTCGTATCGAAAAGGTACTCAAGGGATTGGGTTTTAAACGCGAAGAATTTGACCGTCCCCTGGACCAATTTAGCGGTGGTTGGCAGATGCGTGTGGAACTGGCCAAAATCCTTTTGCGCAACCATGATTTGTTACTGCTCGATGAGCCGACTAACCACCTGGATATTGAATCCATTCTCTGGTTGGAAGATTACCTCAAGAACTATCCGGGAGCCATCATGATGGTGAGTCACGATAAGCGCTTTTTGGACAACATTACCAACCGGACCATTGAAATTGTTTTTGGAAAAATCTACGATTACAAAGCTGCTTACACCAAGTACATGGTGCTCCGCCAGGAACGCTATGACCAACAGGTGGCAACCTACAAAAACCAACAGAAATACATTGAACAGCAAGAGCGCTTTGTAGAACGTTTTAAGGCCAAGGCGAGCAAGGCAAAACAAGCTCAATCCATTATGAAACAGCTGGATAGGCTGGAGCGTGTGGAAATGGACGAGTTTGAAACGGCCAGTATTCAATTCTCCTTCCCTCCTGCCCCAAGATCGGGTGAACGGGTTTTGGAACTTAAGGATTTGGGAAAAACCTATGGAGAAAAAACGGTACTTCAAGGTATTGACCTCAAGGTGCTTCGTGGACAACGACTGGCCTTTGTTGGCAAAAACGGAATGGGTAAATCGACCCTGGTAAAAATCATTAACCGGGAAACGGATTGCAACGGTATTTGCGAATTAGGGCACAATGTAAAAATTGGCTATTACGCTCAGGTTCAAGAGAAAACGCTGAACCAGGACATGACCGTGCTGGAAACGCTGGAGCACGAAGCCACCGGTGACTGGACCAAAACCCATCGACTGAGAGGACTCCTGGGCGCTTTCCTGTTTGGAGAAGATGACATTGACAAAAAAGTACGGGTATTGTCGGGTGGTGAGAAATCGAGACTGGCCTTGGCGCGTCTCCTACTCCACGAAATCAACCTGTTGATTCTCGATGAGCCGACCAACCACCTGGATATGGCGGCCAAAGACGTGCTAAAAACGGCTCTTCAGAACTTTGACGGCACCTTGATCGTCGTTTCACACGATCGGGACTTTTTGCAGGATCTAACGGACGTAACCTTCGAATTCCGTGATCAAAAGATCAAAGAGCATCTTGGCAGCATTGACGAATTCCTGGATAAATACAAGCTGGAGCATTTCCGTGAATTCGAAATGAACAAGCCAAGCACAACCAAAGCTGCAGCAAGTCCCAAAAAGGAAGAAAAAGAGTCGGACAATAAGCTGGACTACCAGGCTCGAAAGCAAAGGGATAAGGACATTCGAAAGCTGCGCAATAGCATCACGAAATGCGAAAGACGTATTGAGGAAATTGAAGCTGAGCTGGAAGATATGGAAGCCAAAATGGCGGATCCGGAGATCTATGCCCAAAAAACTCCTGAATCGAAGGATCTGTTCTTCAAGCACGCCGAATTAAAGTCTACTCTGGATCGGAAAATGGCAGAATGGGAAACCCTTCACGCAGAGTTGGAGGAGATGGAAGGCTAA
- a CDS encoding T9SS type A sorting domain-containing protein: MKNLTTLFLILLVPSSLLWGQIVIEEDFNQGIPADWKNDFQDSSGWYIHPTLGKGGSPCLISKSIPLPHQSGKGGELTTHRISLLPLKDPVLEFDLALIKQDTGSPELQLASTNFKNFGYYRYLATFNEQGDHENNAIPITTLHPAGLDSTKIQWAHIAQSLTGNTLDDSNVFHISSNLQFRGIVLVDNILIRGQNINTNPIPYQQGFDDSTRLPFNWVPFSFDSLGKWTLDTVHSAPGSIGNSVVFRGNTHQIEGSFYDLRGPHVHLDPSEYPKMTFKYAVDADSLRPGKLEVLFLMGARWPWEPLYTFDLDSLHTAKNSSPSFSPDSSEWKTMELPLSPDLFANETYIRFGFEYTSHGGKSTIYIDQVEFFDAPPQDTANGLPQHRNAALLHHYPNPVENKLYLYHPSGIQHCHLTNSLGQSHVLKDFQDQMQQTELDMSELLPGTYHLEVVLNTGERISKIIVKR, encoded by the coding sequence ATGAAAAACCTAACTACCCTATTCCTCATATTGCTCGTTCCCAGCTCTTTGCTTTGGGGCCAGATTGTAATAGAGGAAGATTTCAACCAAGGAATCCCTGCTGATTGGAAAAACGATTTTCAGGATAGCTCCGGATGGTACATTCATCCTACTTTGGGCAAAGGAGGAAGCCCCTGCCTGATTTCTAAGAGTATTCCGCTACCCCACCAAAGTGGTAAAGGCGGAGAATTGACCACACACCGCATTTCCCTACTCCCGCTTAAGGATCCGGTACTCGAATTTGACCTGGCTTTGATCAAGCAGGACACGGGGTCTCCTGAACTTCAACTCGCATCCACCAACTTTAAGAACTTCGGCTATTACCGCTACCTGGCCACATTCAATGAACAGGGCGATCACGAAAACAACGCCATACCCATTACCACCTTGCATCCAGCGGGATTGGACTCCACTAAGATTCAGTGGGCACATATCGCCCAAAGCCTTACGGGTAATACCCTGGATGATTCCAACGTATTCCACATTTCGAGCAACCTTCAGTTTCGAGGAATAGTATTGGTAGACAACATCCTGATTCGCGGGCAGAACATCAATACCAATCCCATTCCCTATCAGCAGGGCTTCGACGATTCTACCCGACTGCCTTTTAACTGGGTTCCTTTCTCCTTTGACTCTTTGGGAAAATGGACATTGGATACTGTTCACTCAGCTCCTGGCTCGATAGGAAACAGCGTCGTGTTTAGGGGAAATACCCATCAAATTGAGGGAAGCTTTTATGATCTACGTGGCCCCCATGTGCACCTGGATCCTTCGGAATACCCTAAGATGACCTTTAAATATGCGGTAGATGCGGATTCACTACGACCTGGAAAACTGGAAGTTTTATTCCTTATGGGAGCCCGATGGCCGTGGGAACCTTTGTACACTTTTGATCTGGACAGCCTTCACACCGCCAAAAATTCAAGCCCTTCGTTTTCCCCGGATTCAAGTGAATGGAAAACGATGGAGCTACCACTTTCACCAGACCTATTTGCCAATGAAACCTACATTCGGTTTGGATTTGAGTATACGTCCCATGGAGGTAAATCGACCATTTACATTGATCAAGTTGAGTTCTTTGATGCTCCCCCTCAGGATACAGCGAATGGCTTGCCTCAACACCGCAATGCTGCTTTACTTCACCATTATCCCAATCCAGTCGAAAACAAGCTCTACTTGTATCACCCCTCAGGAATTCAACATTGTCATTTGACCAATTCTTTGGGTCAATCCCATGTGCTAAAAGACTTCCAAGATCAAATGCAGCAAACCGAGCTCGACATGAGCGAACTCCTGCCCGGAACCTACCACCTCGAAGTTGTTCTCAACACGGGAGAGCGTATTTCTAAAATCATCGTAAAACGCTGA
- a CDS encoding response regulator transcription factor, protein MTTLRIALTDDEQLILNLLRDYFLKHEDIEVSLLAASGEELLKKLETQTHIPNLFVLDLRMPELDGADTARELKRRYPESRIVVISSFYQKSLIGYMLRNGIDAFLPKGINPDELYRILKIVHEKGHFFTREQVSVMRSQITSKVPKPQFEAESLSKREIEVLQAICRQLTAKEISEQLFISRSTVEGHKNNLLQKTGARNSAGLVIFAVQNQLFDPDELIF, encoded by the coding sequence ATGACAACCTTACGCATAGCCTTGACCGATGACGAGCAGTTGATACTGAATTTGTTACGGGATTATTTTCTAAAACACGAGGATATAGAGGTGAGTCTGCTTGCTGCAAGTGGTGAAGAACTGCTCAAAAAGCTCGAAACTCAAACCCATATCCCAAATCTATTCGTGCTCGATTTGCGCATGCCCGAACTCGATGGAGCCGACACGGCCCGCGAATTGAAAAGACGGTATCCCGAATCGCGAATCGTGGTTATCTCCTCCTTTTACCAGAAGTCGCTTATAGGTTATATGCTACGCAATGGAATCGATGCCTTTCTTCCCAAAGGAATTAATCCGGATGAATTGTACCGGATTTTAAAAATCGTTCATGAAAAAGGCCATTTCTTTACCCGGGAGCAGGTCTCTGTTATGCGTTCACAGATAACCAGCAAAGTACCTAAGCCGCAGTTTGAGGCAGAGAGTTTATCCAAGCGGGAAATTGAAGTGCTTCAGGCCATTTGCCGACAATTAACCGCTAAAGAAATCTCAGAACAGCTATTCATTTCCAGAAGTACCGTTGAAGGTCATAAGAACAACTTGCTGCAAAAGACGGGAGCACGAAATAGTGCTGGCCTTGTTATTTTTGCTGTTCAAAATCAATTGTTTGACCCGGATGAGTTAATCTTTTAG